The genomic stretch CCCAAAAGTTGTTGAATGTTGCCGTTTTCCTGTCATGTGTTGTATTAAAGTCAGTAGAGTTGTTTTTACTGTTCTGTATCATGGCTGTTGCATTTTATACTCTTGATTTTCTGACCGCTTCtccatgtttttgttttgttgttcttGTCGACAGTGAGCTGGTTTTGAGAAGTCATTCCATCTGGCACGCACCACGAGGCCTGACCTCGCTGGGCCACCGTACCTCATGCAGTCGCTGCATCGCGTGTGGTTGTCTCTCTGTAGCGCTAGCCGTGTGCTGCAATAGGTGTGTGAATGCTGTCTGCGCTCCTGGGAGGTGGCTAACTGACTATTTGTCATCCCTGTTCAGGAGAGACGGATCCCTCCTCCTGTGCCAAAGAAACCCCCAAAAGGTCAGCCTCCCCTGGCCCGAGATAGGTCCCTGGAGAGCTCCGAGAAGCAGAGGCTGGATGCACGAAAGCGCTTGATGGCTGCCAAGCGAGCTGCGTCGGTGAGGCAGAACTCAGCCACCGAGAGCGCAGACAGCATCGAGATCTATATCCCCGAGGCCCAAACCAGGCTATGAGCCCTGTGGCAGGCACACcttcaccactacacacacactctggctcacacacacacacagattaactTACAGTACACCTCACACACcgctagaacacaaacacacaggtaaacacacaTAAGCTTTTAACAGTATGGTTCCTGTGGGCAAAAACACAGAGACCTACTCCCACTGATAGGTAAGTGCAGGGTGTTTGTAATATAGTCACACTATTTTCTCTGTAGTGGGAAGAGAAATGCCACCGGTATAGTTGTTTCTCTTACATATTATTATCTGTCTCTCACAAATTTGATCCTGGTCTTGTTTCCATCTATGTAACATAGATCCTCGCCTGAAGATGACCGCTTCGTGATCCTTCTTTTAAAAAGTTGAGCACTTTTACCCACACCTGTGTAACATCCACCATGATCTTGCGAAATGTATAGTGTTCTTATTCAATGTAGACAGCTGTTGATATCTTAACAGAAAGCAAACAtaattatgtttgaacatttgGTTTCTTTAGCTCTTTGTACTTTCACCTAAGCATGGGCCAAACAGAATCCCTTGCTTCATGTCCCATTCAACCCTCAATCTTTTTTCTTTGATTGTAACATAATTGGCAAATGAACAGGGTATATTATGCTTAAGAAATATTTGTTTGAAATCAGATCAAGTAAATGTGTAAAACAACTGAACACTTTGGTTTTGAAATCCCATCTGTAAAGATCAGAGATTTGAGACAAAAAGGATGCCTTTATATTTCTGTAGCCAATTCTGTTGGTTTATTATGCTGAAGCTGTCTATTGTTACGACATAGTTGCTTATTCTAGAGAAATATCTGTTTAAACTTTTTAGTAATTCTTGGTACAAGGACAACTATAGACAATATTCTTTGATATATGTTCTTAACTAAACCTGCTTTCCATTTTGTAAAGTCTGATGGGTGTCTAAAGTGGATTTATGACAACTGAGGATCTTTGCGATGATGAGCCACCCAATATGAAATACCCTAAAAACAGAGGTACACTAAGAATGCAAGTAGTTTTATTCCTTAACAATGTTTTTCCAGTAGCAAGTTCAGTGGTTTATTTTTATTAGTAAACTGTTTCTGGGTATATTAGTTAAATCTCAAGTGGGCCAGCGTGATGCTCCTGGAAGGCCATGTGACTGTCTCTGTCATGTGGTTCAGCAGGCTTAGCTCTGTGTTATTTCTCAGGAAGAGATGGAAATTCAGTCTGTCAAATCAGGGTCTCCTAGTGctggtggtctgtgtgtgtgttattgacatgtgcgtgtgtttgtgcgtgcgtgccgGTTTGTGGGTGTGCGTGTCGTTTTGTGTGCATCAGTGTTtagaggtgagtgtgtgtgtgtgtggatgtgggtCTCATAAAGTGCTTCCTGATTTCCTCGGTTGACATGTTGGCCTTTCTTCAATACGGTCAAGTAGCCTCATGAACATAACTGTACATAGTCAAAACGCCACTTGTACTTGAAAATAACAATTTGTGTGTTTGTACAGAAATGATACATGAGGGTGTTCCAGTAAGCATGCAGACACAATATTAGTATTACAACATCTATACCtaaattatttgtttatttattgaactatttatttattgatgatttagtttttttttactgtttCTGTTCAGTGGTCTGTCATGCTACTCTGATCGTATGTTGTATTGTATAGAGATTATATGTGCATACATATGATAAACACAGAATAAAATCATTATGAACACTGTTCTTGGTCTTGACCAGTATTTATTTACACCGACTGATTCAATTTTTCGTCAACCTGATGTACTTTTCCTATCTTGACCACTGGGTGGCACTGATGTGTTTTGAGATATTTTCTTCAATGTGATGCCTCAGCATTTATGATCCACTAttggacaaaaaaactgaaataccttttatagataaaaaaaatatatgcccAAAATGTGGATCCACTAAGGAGGAAAAGGGATGCATGCTTTTGTCTTGACATGCAAACAGGTGTGTAATGCCTACACATTATGATAATATCCGTGTTGACCACCAGGAGTTCTCAATGGCAGGAAACAACAGTGGCTTGTTCCTAGAAAACATAACAGAATGTTCAGATTAAAATGTATTGCGTAGAACAGACACAGGCCTACTTTTCTGTTATGAAGccgacactcttagaaaaaaaggctATTCGTTTGTCCttataggataaccctttttggttccaggtagaacactttggTGGTGAAAAAGGTTATACTTAGAAGCTTGTATTAGTGAAAGGGTTccacttggaaccaaaaatagttattttAGAGGGTTATATGGGGACAATCGAAGAACCCTTTATGGTTCTAGGTAGCACCttgttttctaagagtgtagagcagggttcttcaattccggtcctggagggccgaaacacttctgttttttatttctacctggtagttaattgcactcacctggtgtcccaggaatgaattagcccctgattagaaggagaggatgaaaaacagaggtgtttcggccctccaggaccggaattgaagaaccctggtgtagagtAAAAATCGTCAGCCTTCACATTAgatttctatctgcaactttaCTAGGTGCACCCCATTAATGGCTTACTACATGTTGATTTAAATTACTTCATCCAAAGGAACAAAGCAACAAAACGATATGTTTGTGTAAAACTTAAATTGCATGATTTGTCAATAATTAATATTCAGATATCCATATGAACATATCACAACTTGCCTGTCAAGATAGGGGAGAGCAGATGGGTTAAATTTCACATCAGGGGTCAATTTTTCCAAATGTTTTATTTAGGTTAAAATAACCTTGTGCTGTGTTAAATTACAcgacatggccaaaagtatgcggacactggcttgtcgaacatctcattccaaagtcgTAGCCATTAATAtgtagttggtcccccctttgctgctataactgcctccactcttctgagaaggctttccactagatgttggaacactgctgcggggacttacttccattcagccacaagagcattagtgaggtcgggcgctgatgttgggcgattaggcctggctcgcagatggcgttccaattcatcccaaaggtgttcgatggggttgaggtcagggctttatgcagggcagtcaagttcttccatactaatcatgctgaaacaggaaagggccttccccaaactgttgccacaaagttggaagcatggAGTCGTctcgaatgtcattgtatgctgtagcattaagatttcccttcactggaactaaggggcctagcccgaatcatgaaaaacagccccagaccattattcctcctccaccaaacgttacagttggcactatgcattcgggcaggtagggttctcctggcatccaccaaatccAGATTCgaccgttggactgccagatggtgaagcgtgattcatcactccagagaacgcgtttccactgcgccagagtccaatggcggcgagctttacaccactccagccgacgcttggcattgcgcattgtgatcttaggcttgtgtgcggctgctcggccatggaaacccatttaatgaagctcccgactaacagttattgttctgacgttgcttccagaggcagtttggaactcggtagtgagtattgcaactgaggacagacgacttttacacgctacgcgcttcaatggtcccgttctgtgagcttgtgtggcctaccacttcgcggctgagccggtgttgctcctagacgtttccacttcacaataacagcacttacagttgactggggcagctctagcaggacagaaatttgacgaactgacttgttggaaaggtggcatcctatgacggtgccacgttgaaagtcactgagcttttcagtatgggctattctactgccaatgtttgtctatggagattgcatggcggtgtgctcgattgtatacacctgtcagcaacgggtgtggctgaaatagccaaatccaatcatttgaaggggtgtccacatacttttggccatgtagtgtacagtATGTTGTTCACGCCTTGCTTTTTGACAACATTTTGAGAGAAATTCAAGTTAATTGTCTTCCGATGATACCACATCATATGCTATTACAATCAAGATCATGCTAATGATCCCATGACATTTGGTTGAAATATTAATTAACTTTCCGTTTCCATTTTAACAAGGAGGCTGAACAGAGGTTATTGGGGaacagaatctaaaacaacacAGGATTATTTTGATCTGGATTAAAACCTGCCCAAGGGCAACCTGAAACTCAACAGTGCTGGGTCTGGTCCATCCCTAGAtcggagaccagatgctgctgggtATTGGTATTGGtattggagggccagtagggtgCACTTATCGCTCTACACCAACACCCCAGGCCGTGTTGAGGGTTCTGTACTGATcctctgtggtcactaaaaaCTCTAATCCGACACTAATCCCAAGAGTTAGTGAtttaaccccagtgtcctggctagATTCTCAACATGACTGCTCATATTGTGCTCTAATTCCCAGTTAGAAGGCTAATTGTGTCATTCAAATGGTCTACTCTACCCTTCAACTTTTCTTtaggttgttgctgtaaaatgTGTCAATTTACCTGAAGGGAAGTGAAAATGATAGGTTGATAATAGTGTTACAACAACCTGCGCAAGATTCTATCAAATAATAGCCAatgcaaaatgtatttatttgtagATCCCATTTTCCACACAAAATGTGCAtaacatacatactgtatctggCAAAATAATAATATTCCAAATTAATTAAAAGCCAGTTTGAAAAGTTTTAAATTATGGAGGCAATTGAAGCTGTCTCCTTGTGCAGGTGAGACATTACGTTTTTTTTTGTCCCAGCAGCTCATATGTTTATCCTATGTCACACCTGATTTAACTAATCAACTTAAAATGTGGTTAATAACTAATCAACTTAAAATGTGGTTAATGGACATATGTGTTTATTTTGCCTGGATGTCTCTCGATCTGTCTGTCTGATGCTGTGATTGAGCTCTTACACTTTGGGAGAGAGATGGTAAACCTACAGGTTAACACAGGTCACCAGATTACCGTCCTAAAGCCCAGTGTTGATGTACCATGTATCAAATGGTTACCCATATGTCGAGGTAGTTCTTCACTTTTCATTTAATGCCCATTGACTAAATTGCTATAGCTTGGCTACTTATTAAACAGACCGACAGATTTGTTGCAAACGAgaccaacccagacaggaagcaCCAGGTTTCCCGCGTTGTATTAAAAGATTTGTAGGACGCTACCCTAATCTCTCCCTGCGTGAAACAGCCATAACCGccccagggctctggtcagagacTTTCAGATTAGCGCAGAAAAATCAATTAGGCCAAGGAATAGTAAATCAATAATCTTCCTTAATCTCTTTGAGGATATATTTATGATTTACTTAAGTAATTTTTATGTTAATATTTGGTCGACTGAAGAAGGGTGTGTGGGTTGAAGGGGACATTGGGGAGCTTTGATTGGTGGGTCATTTTGCTGCCTGTTAAAGTCCCTGGATTAAATGTTTAATTAATTGATTGAATCATAGACTAATCATCAGATTTGTTGGAAATTATCAGAATAATGATCATCTACACTACATCATAGAAACAAGTCTTTGCTCTGCGTTCTGTGCCTATCATAAGCCTTCAAACATTTAGTTAACAAGTTAGTCATGCTGCACTTGGTGTGCAGAGAACGCCTAAACCGAATATGTCAGTGGAAAATTGGAAGACAATATCTTAAACAAGACATTATTTTAAGAACGTTGTGTGCATTCATTGCTATCAATGACTCAAGTCTCTTCAGACCCCATGAGCACCGTTCTAATTTGTCTGGCAATCTGGAGAGCTAGCGCCCCGCGTGCTATTTCAGTGGCTAGGGCGCATGTGGTGGGATTCCCAGGGAATCCCCAGTGTTCGGCATCTTGCGCATCCAGCTCTCTCTGACATCTGACCTCCTCAATCAGGCCATGAAAACGCATGGTTGTGGTAGTCAATGGCACTTTACCAGCAAGCTTTTCAGGTACCAGGTCACTAAAAATGTGAGATGAAAAGAAAAGCGTGCGAGTAGAATAAAAGCAACTGCATGGCACAAGGCTGGACGTGCGTCTATGGTGCGGGGGCTGACTTCAGCACCACAGGACATCCTATGGGGCTACATTTGGTAACCTGTGAGTCTTAAAATGGAAATGTGAAAAGGAAAATTATCAACTGTAGCTTGTTGACTCTGTCACCATTCGTTTTGTGTGGACTTGTGATGGTAAAACGCATTAGTATGAATGCACTAGTTACAGGTGCTTTTGGTGATATAGGCTAATGGTCACCTGAGAACGTTCATATTTCAGGCTCATATTGAGCATAAATATTTATAGCACCTTTTCTTAACCCAATGTATACATTGTATCTTGATAATTTGTTGTTTTTATAGACTACATGTGCTCTCCAACGCACTCGTTCCAAGTTCTTTATCCGTTTGAATCCGTTTAGTTTGTCATTTTATCTTGATTTTCTCCAATCCTTTGCACACTCAAGATTACATGGCTTTATCCTGACTCTCCACTGTGAGGATTACGTCCACCATTTGCACTGGAGTAGGCTTTTCACTCTCTAAGAAAGAGATGTTCAATATCATAAAGTTTTTTATGCACAGTAGACAGCGAGTAAGTATATGTGAATTTAGAACTTTAGTGAGCGTaaagctactttgaaaaatctacaATTCAACTGTAGGCCTACACGTATTGAGTCTTAGAATCATGCATCACTGGCCCTCCCTCACCATGAATTGTAATACACCATGACCTTCGCAATACGACATCTCATTTATAATGTTCACCATTATACCGTCTGTTGAAGAGACCCAAGTGTTGCTGTTCCCATGCCAGCGCTCGCTTTGCAGCGTCCGCTGGCACTGAGATATGTCACACTGGTGAATTGATCGTGTGACGTTGACGGTCACGGTCCTGTCTGCGAGCAATTTGTGAGAGTCCTGCTTAACGACCAGTCAGCGCTCAGGTACCAGTCTGGCGCAACAGACAATCATGCAGACTCGTGGACCAGTTTCTAACGCTGATATATTGAATGTAAACTAATAAATCAAATCGAAAATATTGTTTAGGCCAGTATGACTCAAGCAAATGTGTTGTTTATTTTCATCATGGATTGAGACCAGACTGTCTCATTCCGAAATATATTTGATAAGTGGAAATAGATTATATGTTATATTAGCTCTTCTAACATCAGCGTGTTTTAATTCCAAGAAAAGCAAAATTACATAGAATTATAACAAAATGCGCATGCAAGGTgcaaagcagcagcagcagcgctcATTATTATGGGACGAGTTGCATTGACTGGCTCACCGCGCAAGTGGCGTTATTCCCACGGACTGTGCCTCTATTGCCTCGTGTTGCAGCTTGCGGCGAGGCGCAAGACCCATAGCctacattaaaataaaataaaatatcctTCAAGTAACAAAGTGACCCCCTCCATCTCAATCTGAATGGGGGTTTCCTATAGACTCCGACCAGTCAATATTTCAGGTACCAGCGTAATTTGTTGTGAGGTGTCTGACAAACACCCTCTTTGACGCTCACTGTGAGGCCACACTGCCTTTATTCTGACACCAGTTTTCCCATAATAAAACCATACTTGCTGTCATAAGTGGGCTGTCGGTCTCCTTACTGGTGCATTTATTTTTGTTCGTGGAACCACTTAGACTAAATGACTTTTATTATGGTGCTGAATACCTGAAGGATTTAAGTCGAGTTTTTCTTGCAGTATAGCCTATTTGGTATCCCATGTTGAGCACGTTTTTATGCACATTCAGAACTCGCATTAATTTATATAAGCCGATGTAACTAAGCAATGTTGCTTTAAATTCCAGGTTTATCCTTATTTTATACAATTCTGCAGTCTAGAAAAAATCAAAAAATAGCTTAATACATAAACCTCCCTTGAAAATGAAAACTATTCCAGCACACatgattatattatattatattagaagTAGGCTACTTTTAGATAAAGGCAGGTGAATGTGAAAACGGTAACAAAAATGTCAACGAGATTTAAAATTATGCACGTTTTGAACATTGTGCAAGTTAAGCCTGATATTTTGTGTCAGCATGCTGATGTCTGCAAAATAGGCTACCCCATGCCAATATTTAACTAGGCCTACCTTAGATAGGCCTACCTGTTGCGCTATCAGTGTTGAATATGGTTGCATCCTTATCTTTGCGTGAGATCAAACAAAATGAACGATTTATCTGGAGTAGCCTATTGCCATATGTGGTACATTTCAACTCTGCACTGGACATATAATCCCACGGATCATCCCTCATCGAGATGATCACCTCTGGATAATCAATTAATAGGCTTCATTAAAGTCAACAGGTATGATGCAGTTATACAAGTGTTGTCATATCATAAGCATGTATAACCCTCTTAATGTCGTAATATAATCTCATAATTATatgattatattatattatattataattatattgagggattctgagtggcgcagtggtctgcatcgcagtgctagaggcgtcactacaaacccgggttcgatcccgggctgttgcacgatcgggagtcccatagggcggcacacagcgtcgtccgagttaggggagggtttggccggggtaggccgtcattgtaaataagaatttgttcttaactgacttgcctagttaaataaaaaagaaTGATAATGCTACAGCTATTCTCAGTCTGGAACCTTTCCCCATTATATATAAAGAATGCACAAGACATCATCATAAGGGTTCACATTTTTACAACTAATAAAACATCCCTGTTTGGCAATAGGACAATTATTTCCAACTATTGCATATTTATAATAGACTCATTTAATATCAGAGGAATTTAATATCAGAGGAATTCAATATCATGGTTGAGCTGCAAATTTCAATATATTCATAATATTTTTTGTGGCCGTTTTGTATTGTGCTCTTTTCACCATTTTTAAAGAGAAGAGCCCTTCTTGTCATAAACTACTCGTTTACCTTGACAGAAGGTATGTTGCTGTTGAGAAGCAAGAAACGCCGCTGCTTTATCCGTAAAGTCCTCTcttattttattttgattgtgACAAGCGAGTGTCCACTGCTTAGAGCCAATGTGTAGGCAGAGCGGCGTCGTAAAACCTATGATTGATGAACACATCATTATGTCCGCCTGTCTAACACTAAAATGACGTTTCATTTAAATGACATACAAATGTTTGCTCTGCATTCTATGGGTTCTAATAGGAATTGGAATCCTCCAATATAGCAGGGTGGCCGAGTAATGAAGTGGTCAGACCAAAGGGCTCTACAGTTTGCTGCAGGCACGAGTGGTCGGCTATTGATTGAGGAAGGTACCTGCTTTATGTGCATGCCTTCATGAAGTGTCAGGGGTTTTATCATTGTTATCTGCTCGACCCTTTAATTAGGCTACTATCGAAATATTTTTTTGTTCACTTACACATTGTTTGTCCCAATGGATGCAAGGGTGCATTAAGTGCAAGATAAGCCTACTCAATTCAGACTATGTATGTTCTTGTATAAAGCTCGAAAAGTAGGTTTTGAATAAGAGGAAACCGATTTAGATTGCATTGACAAAAGATCAATGCGATAATTAAGACCTGTAGCCTTGGAAAGGACTCTGATGTTTATTACAATACTTGTAtatcctaataataataatagcctacTAGTACTAATATTAACAATAATGCTATATTGTTGTGGAAGCATGCAACCAAATATGGACACTTAGGCTGCAAGTAAATCCTTTTATAATTTTATTGAATCAACATTTACAAAATCTACCGCCCTGAGTTCTCGTTGAAGGTGCGTGGGAATAATGCGATTATgtcaaagaaaataaaaaacaccACACTGCTCTTGCTCAAATAAAAAACTTTCACAAcagctctgacgaaggccaagaGGCCGACACGTAGGCTAAGCtttaataaatacataaaaagtGATACTTGCTTTGAAATAATTGTATTGACTAAAAGGTAGGCTACAATGTTAGGGTGGCTGCTTGTTTTGGACTTAGTCGTTGGTCCTGTAATGCTTTGTTTCCCATTTAGCCCTATGTTCGGTTTTCCATGTAGTGCAGGAGGGGGGTAAACGCTGCGCGTTAGAGAGGGGCGGGGTGGTAAGAGATTATCTCTAGGTGCACATTCGACTCCCGAGCATAGTGTAtactcaacgctgattggctgacGCTTTTGCTTAATGGCACGCGACTATGGATGTAGTTATAAGAGTCCTCGCGTGTCAGCCTTCAACTGAACTATCTCTTGAGCATCCAGAGGCAGCGCAAAGAGCAAACTTGTTGTTACTGGGCAACACGAAAACAACAGCAAAAAATGGACACTGTCTTGGATACATTTACAGGACTggactccttctcctccccttATTTTGACGAGGATGATTTCTTTACTGACCAGTCCTCCAGGGACCACTTGGACACAGATGAGTTTCTGGATGACGATGTCGACTTTCTCACCAGCCATTTCCAAGATTACTACAAGGACAGCAGGATAGCGCACGATGGGGACTACTGTGAAATTGGCAActtttccttctcttcctcctcttctaccTTCTCGTATGAATGCACTGACAGCACCTCAGAGCTGTCACCTCAGATGGGAGGAGATGTCCCGATGCTAAAAAGGCGGAGGCGGATGAGGTCCGATATGGAGATGCAACATTTACGGCAGGCTGCTAACGTCCGGGAGCGGCGGAGGATGCAGTCCATTAACGATGCTTTCGAGGGACTCCGGTCTCACATCCCCACTCTACCATACGAGAAGAGGCTCTCCAAAGTCGATACTCTGCGCCTGGCCATTGGCTACATCAACTTCCTCGCTGAGCTCGTGCAGTCGGACATGCCCATCCGAAACTCCAACAGTGACGCACCGACTCAACCCAAAAAAGTTATAATTTGCCACAGAGGAACAAGTAAGTATTTCATATAATTAGATAATGATAATGACGTAATTTTGGACTGTATTGTTACTCATTTGTTAAAGACTTGGTTCGTTACTAATAATGTGTCCCCTTCTCAGGATCTCCGTCTCCAAGTGACCCTGACTACGGGTTGCCTCCCCTTGCCGGCCACTCTCTGTCCTGGACAGACGAGAAACAGCTGAAAGACCAGAACATCATTAGAACCGCTAAAGTCTGGACACCCGAGGACCCACGGAAACTGCACATGAAACCCTCCATGAACAACATTGAAAACGAGCCTCCTTTCAGCTTAACCTCAGCCCAATAAATGTTATATTTATGTCTAAAAGTATGTATTTTTATACACACATTGTAAATCCATGTTAATATATAACGTTGTCTGTAACGTTGATTATTTACGTGTAAATATGTATTTGTCAATGTTCTCCTAATTAAGGCAGCTGGCAATCATCTTATACGTagcaaaatgtatttaattgttttcATGATAATAAATGTTTTAATTTAACATTGATGAATATACGAAAACCAAACTATTTTTATAATAAATTGTCAaataatatttatatttatatgcaATCTGAGAATAAATGTATCATAAATGATGAATACATTGTGTTGTATGGTCTATACCACTTTCCTCCACATAGGCTCATGCTCACATTCAAGACATTTCATTTTTAACTCCAAGTGGTGAAGATAATATTCATGCTTAACAACAGTGCAAAAAGCAATCAACAtgcataaatcaatcaatcaacgtgcatgaatcaatcaatcaactaaagTTATATTTTAGAACGTGGTTGTTCACCTGAAAGTCAGTGATATCCAGCAGTGTAAGTTTAAATGCATGACATATTGGGCCTCTCAACCCAACCCGCATATGCATATACTTAATGAGCAAATAGTCATTCTACTGGGTATCTGATGATGGAGACTGATAACTCCTTTTCTAGAGGACGACGTTTTATAAAGCTGTGGCCTGCATGGGTCTTAGTACTGTAACTTATATACACCCACAaacttcatttaaaaaaaaaacgatttTGGGTATGCAAAGCAGATGTAAATGAAAACAAACATGCAGATACAATTCAATGGCTTAAAATGCCAGGGCCTGCAGCTATAAACCATAGTTGTACTATGTTGGTCTACTATATTGTTTAAAGGGGCATGACTAAACGGATGGCTTGCTGTAAAAGCTGTTTGCATCAATGTGCTGCAGGTGCTTCAAGGCAAAATTTTCCCGTGGTAGCGGCATCCTTCCAACGTGTTCCCTTGCCATTTTTACGTCAGCTCTCCCCCATTTATGTAGTGGTAGCCCAGATATATGCCTATGCCCAAACATGCAAACACACATTCATTCAACCATCTGGCTAAGAGCATTTCGGATAACACTTGCATTTCGGATGGGGAAAAGAGAAAGGTATATTCATTTTCTGTATTAGTCTTTGCATTTCGATTATTTTCTTCTtcctagtattattattattactattattattactattattatgatGCATAGTTCTCGTATTATTGTTATAGATATTATTATTACCCTACTCGAATTTGTTCCTAAATAATGAGATATGTGCTTTTTTCTAACTTGAAACTCTCCAG from Coregonus clupeaformis isolate EN_2021a chromosome 21, ASM2061545v1, whole genome shotgun sequence encodes the following:
- the LOC121535248 gene encoding pancreas transcription factor 1 subunit alpha; amino-acid sequence: MDTVLDTFTGLDSFSSPYFDEDDFFTDQSSRDHLDTDEFLDDDVDFLTSHFQDYYKDSRIAHDGDYCEIGNFSFSSSSSTFSYECTDSTSELSPQMGGDVPMLKRRRRMRSDMEMQHLRQAANVRERRRMQSINDAFEGLRSHIPTLPYEKRLSKVDTLRLAIGYINFLAELVQSDMPIRNSNSDAPTQPKKVIICHRGTRSPSPSDPDYGLPPLAGHSLSWTDEKQLKDQNIIRTAKVWTPEDPRKLHMKPSMNNIENEPPFSLTSAQ